In Capra hircus breed San Clemente chromosome 26, ASM170441v1, whole genome shotgun sequence, the following are encoded in one genomic region:
- the IFIT2 gene encoding interferon-induced protein with tetratricopeptide repeats 2, producing MSETTKNSLERSLQQLKSHFTWNLVEGEHSLDDFEDRVCNETEFQNSEFKATMCNIQAYIKHRRGQHEAALGCLRQAEEFIRREHADQAEVRSLVTWGNYAWVYYHLGRFAEAQLYVDKVKQVCQKFSSPYRIESPELDCEEGWTRLKCGGNQNERAKVCFEKALQKNPKNPEFASGLAIASYRLDNKPPSQDPVNPLREAIRLNPDNQYVKVLLALKLQKMNKKDEGERLVEEALEKAPLATDVIRGAAKLYRRTGDLDQAIELLRKALQCMPNNIYLHCHIGCCYRAKVLDVEKMGGEREELQRLIRHAIDHLKRADESNGNFFRISSYLACLYAQVGQYEEAEYYFQKEFSKELSPVAKQVLHLRYGNFQLFQRKCEDKAIHHFIEGVKINQGSKEGEKMRNKLQRLANIKLSKNRADPKALHLLAFLQELNEDMQPAAEYSERCLDSGNHIPSASLAEE from the exons ATGAG TGAGACCACAAAGAACTCCTTGGAGCGTAGTCTACAGCAGCTCAAGAGCCATTTCACCTGGAACTTGGTAGAGGGAGAACATTCTTTGGATGATTTTGAAGACAGAGTGTGTAACGAGACTGAGTTTCAGAACAGCGAATTCAAAGCCACGATGTGCAACATCCAGGCCTACATAAAGCACCGCAGAGGCCAGCATGAAGCAGCCCTCGGATGCTTGCGGCAAGCCGAAGAGTTCATCCGGCGAGAGCACGCTGACCAGGCAGAGGTCAGAAGCCTGGTCACCTGGGGAAACTACGCCTGGGTTTACTATCACCTGGGAAGATTTGCAGAAGCTCAGCTTTATGTAGACAAAGTAAAACAAGTCTGCCAGAAGTTTTCCAGCCCCTACAGAATTGAGAGTCCTGagctggactgtgaggaagggtGGACACGGTTAAAGTGTGGAGGAAACCAAAATGAAAGGGCCAAGGTGTGTTTTGAGAAGGCTctgcagaagaaccccaagaaccCAGAGTTCGCCTCTGGACTGGCCATCGCGAGCTACCGGCTGGATAACAAGCCACCATCTCAGGATCCCGTTAACCCTTTGAGGGAAGCCATTCGGCTGAATCCTGACAACCAGTATGTCAAAGTCCTCCTGGCCCTGAAACttcaaaagatgaataaaaaagatgaagGAGAGAGATTAGTTGAAGAAGCTTTGGAAAAAGCCCCATTGGCCACGGATGTGATTCGAGGGGCAGCAAAGCTGTATCGAAGAACAGGTGACTTGGACCAAGCTATAGAACTCCTGAGAAAGGCTCTACAATGCATGCCCAACAACATCTACCTGCATTGCCATATTGGGTGCTGCTATAGGGCCAAAGTCCTGGACGTGGAGAAAATGGGCGGGGAGAGGGAGGAATTACAGAGACTAATAAGACACGCTATAGATCATTTAAAGAGAGCTGATGAGAGTAATGGAAATTTCTTCCGTATCAGCTCCTATCTCGCCTGCCTCTATGCACAAGTCGGTCAGTATGAAGAAGCAGAGTATTACTTTCAAAAAGAATTCAGCAAAGAGCTTTCTCCTGTAGCCAAACAAGTGCTCCACCTGCGATATGGCAACTTTCAGCTGTTCCAGAGGAAGTGTGAAGACAAGGCCATCCACCATTTCATAGAGGGTGTGAAAAtaaaccagggatcaaaggagggagaaaaaatgagaaacaaactGCAAAGACTTGCCAATATCAAGCTCTCGAAAAACAGAGCGGATCCTAAGGCTTTGCATCTCTTGGCGTTCCTTCAGGAACTGAATGAAGACATGCAGCCAGCCGCTGAATACTCTGAGAGGTGTTTGGATTCTGGAAACCACATCCCTTCAGCATCTTTAGCTGAGGAATGA